GAAGATCAATAACTTGGACAGTCCATTAAAACCATAAAGGAGACACTGAAGTCAACTGGATACTAAAATATCAGTCAAACAATATTGTAacaattacttttatttttgactTGAGAACAGAAACATTTGTTCCAAAACCAATTCATATGATTCCTCACTTGGCTtccatggcttttttttcctccaacaaGGGATATTCCTAAACTTGTTTTGTATTTATAAATAAGGGCCAGAAGGACTTGAAAACATGACAGCGATACACTTTGACTCCCTTTCCCATGATACATGTAAATGATTAATGAATATGTGGATAGATAGAGTGGGATCATTTATCACTTTTTTCCAATCACTCAAacaaaataggatttttttgttctccCAAGTAAGCTATTTCACACTGCTGTGTGATGGTTAAGCCATAGTTTAAATGAAAACAGGAACtagaaataattccttttttaatgcaTGCATATCTTTTGAATCAGTTCTCAGTAGAAGTTAAAAACTGCTGTTACTTCTGGTGCAGTCAAATAAACTTTTCACAAGGACTACTGCAGCAATAATGTCTCATATGAAGATAACAAAGTCTTCTATCCAGCAagtaagaaaaatgtttcatattCATGAGGACACAAGTTGTGATGATTTTCATGATCTGAAAACAAGTTCCATTTTCTGGGTGGTGCTCTGAGAAGATTCTTTGCAGACCAAGGTCTACATCTGTTGTAATGTCCTGAGAAAGAACCACATTcaggaagaattatttttatcattttctgaaataatttccattagAGATTCATAATCAGCATATTCTCTCAGAGTTTGTATCATTTCATCTAGCATTTCTTCCCCTAGCATGAAAGACTCAACATGATGCACTGATCTGCTTATTCTGTGGTCTGTAATCCGGTCCTGTGGAAAGTTGTATGTTCTGATCTTCTCTGATCTTCCTTTAGTCCCAATCTGTTAAACAAGAAGAATCAGTTTATCATCATCTTAAAAAAATGGTGAAATAGTGATTAGGCATACAAAGCAAAAGGTTTCTCTTCCTCACATGCCTACACAAAATTTGTTATAGTTTCATAGTACTCAGATCACTTCTACAGCTGCAGTAATTGTTCTCAAACATGTAAAAGAACAATTTTACTGCATCATTTTCTAATACTATTCTGGTTCTTCATGCTGCAATCCAGTTCATTTCACTGGATCTCTAGGATTTACCTACTACTGAAATTTTAAGTCTGGCTAATGTATGGCCTTTACTGCTGCAGTAAAAGGCAATGCTGTTGTTCAGAGAGCTTGGGGACTCCACAAATTTTGTTCTCCAGAGTGGCCAAGTGGAAGGCATCTCTTCCCATGGTAGGAGGGTTGGAGCTAGATTGTTTTTAAGGTCCCTgccaatccaaaccattctgtgattctttgacTTTTTTGCCTCATGTAAGTCCttcctgggctcctgctgctctgtatTTCCATTTAGTACTTGCTGTTCAACAAAGGTGTTACCCCAAAGACATATGCTTGTACAGAATTAGATCACAACTAAATGAAACTTACTTGAATCTTTCGAGCATAGTTTCTCTTTTTGGTTTCTTCTTCTAGTTTGGCGTTGTATAGCTTAGCACATAGCATTTGCATAGCCTTCTCTTTGTTTCTAATTTGGGATCTTTCTTGCTGACATTCAGCCACAATCCCTGTCAAAAATATCGTGACATTTAGCATTTAAGATTAACACATACTAAAAGAGCTCTGCAATTTCTGGAAGATTTTTTATACGTTATATTAGGCTGTTACATTTGGACTGGGAATGTAGAAGTCCAGGTTTATTAATGAGTAATGATACATTTTGGGAGAGACGTGTAGGCTGAGTTGTACAGGTGCTTTAAgccataaaacaaaaaatttaattcaGTGGAAATTTATTTCACTTGGACAACAGAGGGATAGTGAAATAAAAGACACGTGATGTGATCTGACTTATAAAAAGACACCTTCATTACTTGTAAATTTTGGCCACAGTTCCAGGAAATGTAGAATTTAAGGAACAGTAAAATACATAAGATAGTGAGTGTTTAGCATGTGATCAGAATATAAAAAAAGTGGGcactattttatttaaaaaaatagaagggtGTGCTTTCTCATCTCAAGACACACAATTAaaggtaaaaaattaaaagcccaAAAAAGGTGCAGGAAGAAGAAATATAGTACAAGCTCAGTTGTTATTTGGATTTATTAAGTAGCTCTGGTAATATTAGAGGATGGTTTTATAAGATCACATAGTATTACTTTCTGAAAGACTTATTTATAAACAACATTTTGGATCACAGTGACGGTTTATAAAAAGATTTAGGATGAGAGAAGTAGAAGAAGCAACAGGACAATTTTAAGGGAAGAGAgatcagagaaatgaaaaagggaaagatggaagaggaaaaactCTGGAGCTAATGTGAGGTATAAACCCCCCTGTTAACTGTGTATAAGTACAAAAAAATTGCAATACGCTTTAAAATTTCTATAACACACCCTAATAACTGCCATCAGCAAAAACAAAGATCTGGTTTTTagtttgctgtgtttttatcCAAACAGGCaatgcaaaacatttttaatctgGGGAATCTTTTTGTCGCCATATAGTGAACAGAATTTTAACCTCCCACTGCTTGCCTTCTGTTTTACTAGAGTGATGCAAAAAGTGCAGAATGGATCGATGTTTTAAACAGATACAACAAAATGAGTAGCAAAAATCTGGATACATGAAGATAAAGAGGGTTTGGGATTACCCCGAAACCATGGAGAGCCTGACAAATGTTTGTGGTAGAGAAGAGGAAATGTTATAATGCAAAGAAAGTCAAGAAGGCTGTTGTGAATTGCTCAAATGGAAGTAAAAGACTTAGGAATGGCAATAAAAAGCCCCCATGCAAAGCTAAAATCAGGTAGTATTTGAGGGTGTATCTTATCCCTGCTATGTTTCCTAACCTGAGCCAGAGGGATGGGCCTCTTAATTATGTGTGTCATCTATGGGAAAGGAGCCAGCAGACAAATGGGAGCTGGCATTCTGAGTAGACTCTGCAATTAAAAGTAAtgttttaatatgaaaataGCACAACTCTCTTTTGGAGACTAGTCAAGAAAATTCAGATCATTAGATTTCAACCTACTCCATTTTTTGGTGTAATTTTCAATATTTGAAAgcttaaatataattttttcatagaaaCTGATCTGACTTCTTTTAGAGTGTCTTGTTTAATAGCAAAATTATAGCTTACCTACTGAAGCCAGTAGTCTTCACTGCTAAAAACTGGAGTGGGCACAAGATGATGCATTTAGACTAGTATGAACAGACATGAAAACTGCGTTAAACCTCTGCTCTACTGTTGCCCAGGTTCGGAAATGAAACCATtgtttcagaagaaattctGGTAGCAGTTTTGGAATGTAAATCTTGTACTAAGGAAAGGATGAAGCAGCACCTGTTGGAATGTGAACTATCCGCACAGCACTATCGGTGGTATTGACATGCTGGCCTCCAGCTCCACTAGCTCGCTTTGTTTCTATCCGTAGATCTTTTGGACTAATTTGCAGCCTCATCTGTCATGGGAgacagaagaagagaaaaaaactattttatgTTGTTTCTATCTAGACAGATATCAAATATGCACAGTCAGTTTATTTCAGATGGCACATTCATGCAAGATCAAACTTCTGAACGCTTACGAGTACTAATTCAAATCCACTTATAAACATATTAAGAAATCTTGGTAATCAGACTGGAATGCATCATGATGGAGACCCAGAAATCAGCCAAATAGTAACTTAATGCATAACCATTGCTTAGCActaattttcctctcttctgaGAGCTCTGCTGCATTCTCTTCCAGCAGAGTTAACCAATATTTGAGCTTGACTGGatggtttttaaatgaaatggaaGACATTCCCTTTTTTGGCTTTGGAGTGGAGCAATAGTCTGTGTGAGGAAGGAGCAAGACAATTTGAAGGAAGATCAGGAAGGAGTAACATCTTTGTCAATCTGCTATGTCAACATGAAACTAAGATCAAAACAAAGCTTTCTTAGCCCATTGCTTTTAAGCAggcaaataaagcaaaaaagacGTAATCTATGAGCTTGGTAAAATGATTTAGTCTTTTGTtacttttcagaaaatgtagTTTTCCACAAAGCATTCAAGACCATCACAGGGAATTTTCAAGTCATAGTTAAGTAAACTCTCAGTGACTTTACTGAAATTAGGATTAtgagaaaagacagaaattctTTACTCCATCCctttgataaaaataaaataacaaatatgacctaatttaaaattaagattaaaaaaGTCATTATGTCAGAATATCAAGAGAGGCAGAAAACACTTGGTATCAAACACGGCTCCTGGTAAATTCTGTTATACTGAAAGATGAATATTACCTCAGTGGGTTGGGGTAATATTGCAACAGTCATTGTGCTGGTGTGAATGCGtccttgtttttctgtctttggtACCCGCTGAACACGATGCACTCCTCCTTCAAACTTCATGTATTTGTAAGCCTCAACACCTGCAATACTGGCTACTGCATGTCTTAGGCCACCttaaatagagaagaaaaacacttgTAAACCTTTAAGAACTGCTGATACTATGCTGTTATACTTCAAACAATGTATTTACACACCACTGGCATTCGTCTCTTAAAATGATGATTTTACCATTTAAACACTTGGGCAAAATTatgccaaaaatgcaaaaataaccTTAAAGCCCTACATATTTACTCACACACTACCTCAAAAAGGAAAGGACTGTCAACATCTCTTTTGTAGAgtgcaatttcattttttatatacACTTATATAATGTTTTTCTGGAGCAAACAGAACACAGGTTCTTGCACCTCTTACCAATACCTCCAGGCAAACACTTGACAGCAACATCCTACCACCATTGAACAGTTTGGAACTTGGAAGTCAAGCCAATAGCAATCATGGCCTTGGGACAGAGTTTGTGTCTCTACTACTTTATGACATTCTTGATCTTTCTTGTTTGTTGGTGTGCAGTACAAGTGAAGGATCAGAGATGTGATGGCACTATAAATGAACATAACTTTTCACCCATTTTTGTCTTCAATGCAAcacaattcccaaatcccattcccagcacagtGGATAGTGTGCCACCTGAAGACACAGGTGGCCTTGAAAGAGTATTGCTCTTCAAGCCTTGCAATATGAAAGCATagctgaggaggaagaagaggcacATGCTTCTCAGAAATACTGGTTTAAGCTATCTCTCAGACTAAGGAACTCAACCATAGGAACAAGacaacagctttttaaaaaagttaaatgaAGACAACATGGAATCTGAAATTGCCCTGCGGAGCAGGAAAAAGTCACCTGCCAGTCACAGGCCAGGCTGTTCACCTCCATGGACATGTTAGTTCATTCATaactttattaaaatatatattgttttACAGTCCTGTTGGTGAAAGATTGGAAGAGGCAATTTGGCTTTCAATCTCACATAATTTTTATCCTTCTGCTTTTAGTATTTGTAGTGGCATGTGTGCCTACATGCTTAGAATAAGATGACCAAGAAACTGGTTCACATGACAGGTATTTAGGTCATACTGCTTCAAACTGACTACTACCAACATAGACTTATTAAGAACTGCAGAGAAATCTAATGAAATTTTGACAGACCTTTTATGCTGGCAGACAAGTTGTAGACCTGTTAAATGTAGTTAACTCTTGATAACTATGTGTTTGCCCCTTTTATACAAAATGTCCCAATCTATCCTGATGTCTGATTTACTCAGAACAAGGGTATGAATTTGCACTTGTTTTTTATGTGGTATCTTAGATCAGGGAAAAGTCCCACATCTGTGTCTCTGCCTGCCACAACAAGGTGAGAAGCAGTGGATAAATAATGACATGTGATTTGTGCTTCAACACGTGCGCTGAATCTTCAACATGCCATTTATATGCATAGTGGCATCCCACGGGGTAGGTCAATAGTCATTTAAGAGTGGACTGTAACCTGTATTTTATGGCACCTGGTTCACACATGCTCACCTTCAGATTTCAAATTCAGGAGTTCTCTGAAATAAGGGAGACTGACATTTTAACACAGGACCTTGCTTTTACTCATGTGAATAAAAATGGAATGTGGTAGGATGTAACAGCCTAGTGTCACCAGCATGCTTAGCCCCATGCTTAGTCAGCACAGCACACTTTGAACCTGAGGGTTCAAATATCCATTTCATTGGCCATGCCATGTATAGTGCCCCTACCTCCCAATTCATCTCCAGCATGTTTAGATAATATGTGGTTacacaaaatcaaaaaataacCTGCAAGAGGCTGACAAAAGCTAGGACTGCCTTTAGTTTTCCCAAGATTTGCATCCTAAATGTTAATTAAGGTGCATAAGCAAACCCTTAGCAAAACAGACTTTAAAATTAACATATAACCATTTAAAAACTAGCCCTTTACAAGAGAAAATATGGATAGACTTATACTAGGTTCACATATTAGTTCCATTTCCCATTTAAGGCATTAATGAGAATATCTCTGAGGATGTGGGCTCCTTGTCCAAGGATTGAGCTTTCACCAAAAGGGTAGCCAAGCCCAactccctttttcttctcatcaTAGGACTGTAAGCTGAGTCAGATCTGACTTACAACTATTCCATAACAGGGAATTTTCAGCCAAATCAATGGACTGATCCAATTAGTACAGTGGCCTCAAAACTGCTagagatgagaaagaaaaaacatacaGATGGCTGGAAGATGAGACAGACTTTGCTTAAGCTGACCGAAACTTGCTCTGAAGGTGAAGTGTGTGAGACTGCTGGGGCTTACCCAATCCAAGTCTTGCCTCAATGGAAGGGCAACTCTCCTCTCCCCCTagtatgtgaaaaaaaaagacccagATCCCCAGACCCTTCCTCTTTTCTGTTTACACCCATCTAATGTGTacatttacttaaaaaaaaaaaaaagaaataaacagatttCTGTTGGCTTTGAGGGCCAAATTGGTTCAGCTCCTAGCAAAACATCTGTCTGGTCATGAGTGGGGATGAACAGCATTTTGTTCCTTCAGTAAGAAGATGCACTCTAATATGAAGCTTCTCATCCCTATCACCAAGTGAACTGTGTAAGTTTACTTGGCACATGAGCTCTTGACAATACAAGAAGTTTATTAATATTAACAAATCTAGATAATAGAAAATAAGGAATTCAAGTGTCGTATTTCTTCAAAGTATATTATTTGAATTATTAGCAGTCCTCTAGAGAGGAGTGAGCCACTCTAGAAGGGAGCCTGAGTTCATGTTCATGGACTTGAAATAAGATAATTGCTAAGAACTCTAAAGAAAGATATTAAAACAGTTGACAAATATAACACTTTTGAAAATCAAATTCTAATAAAGATTTTAACAGCTGTTACAGATGAGTTATATCCAAATATCCCATTCCCTTATATTAGAGATGAAATACTAttacaaataaatttaaaatgttttagatTAAActtcaagaatttttttaatgaaactgaTTCCTCTACGCCAATAGATCCATaataaaaaacagatttttcaatCTTCCACCAACCTAATCTAGAAACAATAAAACATTAGATACCTAAGCAGAACACTGCAGCCAAATAAAGTTTACataaactttatttaaaaaaagctaAACCAACATATCTGTATCACTTTCTAAATTTCTCCTTCTGCCAAGCACTTGTCTTTCAATAGttttaaaatgtagaaatgAA
Above is a genomic segment from Zonotrichia leucophrys gambelii isolate GWCS_2022_RI chromosome 3, RI_Zleu_2.0, whole genome shotgun sequence containing:
- the MTRF1L gene encoding peptide chain release factor 1-like, mitochondrial; protein product: MRLFSRALRAAQGYRTAALPPRHPLRAAPVGWRLPARRGLSARPGLEELFAAPSLRRLLEARARGEGGAAPQLAARVQRLRDKERELRDTRELARDENEDFRKLAETEIASYEEEIAELKQQIVLLLIPSEETDESDLVMEVTAGVGGQEAMLFTSEIFDMYQRYAAYKKWKFEVLEYFPSELGGLRHAVASIAGVEAYKYMKFEGGVHRVQRVPKTEKQGRIHTSTMTVAILPQPTEMRLQISPKDLRIETKRASGAGGQHVNTTDSAVRIVHIPTGIVAECQQERSQIRNKEKAMQMLCAKLYNAKLEEETKKRNYARKIQIGTKGRSEKIRTYNFPQDRITDHRISRSVHHVESFMLGEEMLDEMIQTLREYADYESLMEIISENDKNNSS